A region from the Shumkonia mesophila genome encodes:
- a CDS encoding GntR family transcriptional regulator, whose translation MIERPQSLTAVVLQELERQILSGNLGPGEPVNEKAFAERNSVSRGPIREACRKLEQAGLVTIIPNRGVFVRKLQAKDAIEICDIRAVLSGYAGRILAETVTRSQMADLAEMVERMEKDAKLRNVEGFYAINSAFHQAIFDFADNQRLREMYAAINKELYLFRWRAMLVSPDLEKSNREHQEILKALAERDAARTAMMMERHAISVKNRIVASGLGE comes from the coding sequence ATGATCGAGCGTCCCCAATCCCTGACCGCGGTGGTGTTGCAGGAGCTGGAGCGCCAGATCCTGTCTGGCAACCTGGGGCCCGGCGAGCCCGTCAACGAAAAGGCGTTCGCCGAGCGCAACTCGGTCAGCCGCGGGCCGATCCGCGAGGCCTGCCGCAAGCTGGAGCAGGCCGGCCTGGTGACGATCATCCCCAACCGCGGGGTGTTCGTGCGCAAGCTTCAGGCCAAGGATGCCATCGAGATCTGCGACATCCGCGCCGTGCTGTCCGGCTATGCCGGGCGCATCCTGGCGGAAACGGTGACGCGCAGCCAGATGGCCGACCTCGCCGAGATGGTCGAGCGCATGGAGAAGGACGCCAAGCTGCGCAACGTCGAAGGCTTCTATGCGATCAACTCGGCATTCCACCAGGCCATTTTCGATTTCGCCGACAACCAGCGCCTGCGCGAGATGTACGCCGCCATCAACAAGGAACTGTACCTGTTCCGCTGGCGCGCCATGCTGGTCAGCCCCGACCTCGAGAAATCGAACCGCGAGCACCAGGAGATCCTGAAGGCGCTGGCCGAACGCGACGCCGCGCGCACCGCCATGATGATGGAACGGCACGCCATTTCGGTGAAGAACCGCATCGTCGCCTCGGGTCTCGGCGAATAG
- a CDS encoding ABC transporter ATP-binding protein, which translates to MNEVAMKMTETQQETIVEVDGVAMRYEGGVQALKGVDLKIPSGELTSFLGPSGCGKTTLLKIIAGLLKPTEGEVRIRGRKVTGPGPDRAFVFQDFALMPWATVQRNVEFGLELRHVPKDVRAEKATMYIAEVGLAGFEKSYPHELSGGMRQRVGLARALAVEADILMMDEPFASVDEQTRRKFQEDLLELLAKQKKTVIFVTHSIEEAVYVSDQVVLLSPRPGKVQRIIRTEINRDKSPDDIRRDKNYLDYVDDIWAVLRTYL; encoded by the coding sequence ATGAACGAAGTGGCTATGAAAATGACGGAAACGCAGCAGGAAACCATCGTCGAAGTCGACGGCGTCGCCATGCGCTACGAAGGCGGCGTGCAGGCGCTGAAAGGCGTCGATCTCAAGATCCCGTCGGGCGAGCTGACCTCCTTTCTGGGCCCCAGCGGCTGCGGCAAGACGACGTTGCTCAAGATCATCGCCGGCCTGCTCAAACCGACCGAGGGCGAGGTGCGCATCCGCGGCAGGAAGGTCACCGGCCCCGGTCCCGACCGCGCCTTCGTGTTCCAGGACTTCGCCCTGATGCCGTGGGCCACCGTGCAGCGCAACGTGGAATTCGGGCTGGAACTGCGCCACGTGCCCAAGGACGTGCGGGCGGAGAAGGCGACAATGTACATCGCCGAGGTCGGCCTGGCCGGTTTCGAGAAGAGCTATCCGCACGAGCTTTCGGGCGGCATGCGCCAGCGGGTCGGTCTGGCCCGGGCGCTGGCGGTGGAAGCCGACATCCTGATGATGGACGAGCCCTTCGCCTCGGTCGACGAGCAGACGCGGCGTAAGTTCCAGGAAGACCTGCTGGAACTGCTGGCCAAGCAGAAGAAGACGGTCATCTTCGTCACCCACAGCATCGAAGAGGCGGTCTACGTGTCCGACCAGGTGGTCCTGCTGTCGCCCCGTCCGGGTAAAGTGCAGCGCATCATCCGCACCGAGATCAACCGCGACAAGTCGCCCGACGACATCCGCCGCGACAAGAACTACCTCGATTACGTGGACGACATCTGGGCGGTGCTGCGCACCTACCTGTAG
- a CDS encoding ABC transporter substrate-binding protein, which translates to MWSHLSRLTAAAVLVTGIAAVNDAQAAGKIRLGLGDIESVETLNMLIAIEHTKARGVDVQLISFKSEDIANQAIVNDQADIGIGTPYAIIQKVKAPIRLFIQLSTLQFYPVVNTEFYKTWKDLNGGDLVVHSRTSGTQAIANLMAQKHGIKYGSLSYVPGSEVRALAMLQGNIKATIIDAVNTNFLMEKAPGKFAVLPLEGVKASDEAMFARADYLEKNAETVGIFIEELVKTWRAINKDPNYVVEERKKLGLLKDLPKDLEKEVLPYYQVGVKGGMFPTDGGGMVAAKSDLDFYSVAGQIQGTPADLKVEDFWTFGPLNAALKKLGN; encoded by the coding sequence ATGTGGAGTCATCTGTCCCGGCTGACGGCCGCGGCCGTTCTGGTCACCGGGATCGCAGCCGTGAACGACGCGCAGGCCGCCGGCAAGATCAGGCTCGGCCTGGGCGACATCGAGTCGGTCGAGACGTTGAACATGCTGATCGCCATCGAGCACACCAAGGCCCGTGGCGTCGATGTTCAGCTGATTTCCTTCAAGTCCGAAGACATCGCCAACCAGGCCATCGTCAACGATCAGGCCGACATCGGCATCGGCACGCCCTATGCCATCATCCAGAAGGTGAAGGCGCCGATCCGGCTGTTCATCCAGTTGTCGACCCTGCAGTTCTATCCGGTGGTCAACACCGAATTCTACAAGACCTGGAAGGACCTCAACGGCGGCGACCTGGTGGTCCATTCGCGCACGTCCGGTACCCAGGCGATCGCCAACCTGATGGCCCAGAAGCACGGCATCAAGTATGGCAGCCTCAGCTACGTGCCCGGTTCCGAGGTCCGCGCGCTGGCCATGCTGCAGGGCAACATCAAGGCGACCATCATCGACGCCGTGAACACCAACTTCCTGATGGAAAAGGCGCCCGGCAAGTTCGCCGTCCTGCCCCTGGAGGGCGTGAAGGCCAGCGACGAGGCGATGTTCGCGCGCGCCGACTACCTGGAGAAGAACGCCGAGACGGTCGGCATCTTCATCGAGGAACTGGTCAAGACGTGGCGCGCCATCAACAAGGACCCCAACTACGTGGTCGAAGAGCGCAAGAAGCTGGGCCTCCTGAAGGACCTGCCGAAGGACCTCGAGAAGGAAGTTCTTCCCTACTACCAGGTGGGCGTCAAGGGCGGCATGTTCCCGACCGACGGCGGCGGCATGGTTGCCGCCAAGTCCGACCTCGACTTCTATTCGGTGGCCGGCCAGATCCAGGGCACGCCGGCCGATCTCAAGGTCGAGGACTTCTGGACCTTCGGGCCGCTCAACGCCGCCCTCAAGAAGCTGGGCAACTAA
- a CDS encoding PAS domain S-box protein, whose product MKNWTIFATVALCAAVVAGAAGITEYGRYGETVAVAERDTRIAAGLAAAHAAQTFAEVKSTLRGVDSIRNDVAEDRIRDAETTRQLLDSLRGDGVVIRSLGWTDERGLQQARSSNGALGPLPADMGNREHFLFHREHPDGWAARELHLSAPIRARATGDWLVIASIPLIDGKGRFAGVAGAALDPLYFASIYRRIELGESRIATLYREDGIVLSRSPDAPAWIGDQSARADPPFRDKMAGNAGTYREGDGESQDRIVSFRKVPNLPLVVTVSLSYADALAPFYRSLRVSLSAVGLTLILLAGAGWSVTQWIGERRQSRVALEQSEERYRALSELSPVGVFRTDAEGRCVYVNDRWCDHAGLTAAEILGKAWTDALHPEDYARVRDEWSQCAQRRETFSSEFRFETPSGRVTWLVGQSAPVRDGRGRIAGHIGTATDITERKRQEDALRDSEDRFRTLVNTIDGIVWEADARTLDFTFISEKAERFLGYPSAAWLGPGFWAEHVHPDDRDLAVARRIEATARRQGLDFEYRFLAGDGRTVWLHDLSAVAVEGGWPRWLRGIMVDVSKYKQAEEALRRSQKMEAIGLLTGGIAHDFNNLLNVILSHAELLEEIAPANPDVSRSIEAMTKSVRRGADLTRKLLSFSRTQPQATKRVSVNAFIESMKGLIAKSLTPAIRVKAVLAGDAWPVDIDPGDLEDAVLNLALNARDAMPRGGSLIIETSNKVIDEVYVERNPGSRAGDFVMLSVSDTGTGMTPEVREKAFEPFFTTKGADKGTGLGLSMVYGFVQRSGGHAKIYSEEGQGTAVHLYLPRARETGAAVEAASGGFETLPRGSETILVVDDEPSLVEAAVHLLGRLGYRTLTADSAVQALAVLSKAPAVDLLFSDVIMPGGMDGYRLAIEALARRPGLKVLLTSGFTRQREEFVNGEGKIAQHLTQTLLGKPYNIAELATAVRKALDGA is encoded by the coding sequence ATGAAAAACTGGACGATCTTCGCGACCGTGGCCCTGTGTGCGGCGGTCGTCGCAGGCGCCGCCGGCATCACCGAATACGGCCGCTACGGCGAGACGGTGGCGGTGGCCGAGCGCGATACCCGCATTGCCGCCGGGCTGGCCGCCGCCCACGCCGCGCAAACCTTCGCCGAAGTCAAATCCACCCTGCGCGGCGTCGACAGCATCCGCAACGACGTCGCCGAGGACCGCATCCGCGACGCCGAGACGACGCGCCAGCTTCTCGATTCCCTGCGCGGCGACGGGGTGGTCATCCGCTCGCTCGGCTGGACCGACGAACGCGGCCTGCAACAGGCCCGCTCCTCGAATGGCGCCCTCGGGCCGCTGCCCGCCGACATGGGCAACCGGGAACATTTCCTGTTCCACCGCGAGCATCCCGACGGCTGGGCGGCGCGGGAGCTGCACCTTTCCGCGCCCATCCGCGCCCGGGCCACCGGCGATTGGCTGGTTATCGCCAGCATCCCCCTGATCGACGGAAAGGGCCGCTTCGCAGGCGTCGCCGGGGCCGCCCTCGACCCGCTCTATTTCGCCTCGATCTATCGGCGGATCGAGTTGGGGGAAAGCCGGATCGCCACCCTCTATCGCGAGGACGGCATCGTGCTGTCGCGGTCCCCCGACGCCCCGGCCTGGATCGGCGACCAGAGCGCCCGCGCCGACCCGCCGTTTCGCGACAAAATGGCCGGCAACGCCGGCACCTACCGCGAGGGCGACGGCGAGTCCCAGGATCGCATCGTCAGCTTCCGCAAGGTCCCCAACCTGCCGCTCGTGGTGACCGTCAGCCTGTCCTACGCCGATGCCCTGGCGCCCTTTTACCGCAGCCTGCGCGTCAGCCTGTCCGCGGTCGGACTGACCCTCATCCTGCTGGCCGGCGCCGGCTGGTCCGTCACCCAGTGGATTGGCGAACGCCGCCAGTCCCGGGTCGCCCTGGAGCAGAGCGAGGAGCGCTATCGGGCCCTTTCGGAGCTGTCTCCGGTCGGCGTTTTTCGCACCGATGCCGAGGGACGGTGCGTCTATGTCAACGACCGCTGGTGCGACCACGCCGGCCTGACGGCGGCCGAGATCCTGGGCAAGGCGTGGACCGACGCCCTGCACCCCGAGGATTACGCCCGCGTGCGCGACGAATGGTCGCAATGCGCCCAGCGCCGCGAGACCTTCTCGTCCGAATTCCGCTTCGAGACGCCCTCCGGCCGCGTCACCTGGCTGGTCGGCCAGTCGGCGCCGGTCCGGGACGGCCGCGGACGCATCGCCGGCCACATCGGCACCGCCACCGACATCACCGAGCGCAAGCGCCAGGAGGATGCGCTGCGCGACAGCGAAGACCGCTTCCGCACCCTGGTCAACACCATCGACGGCATCGTCTGGGAGGCCGACGCCCGGACGCTCGACTTCACCTTCATCAGCGAGAAGGCCGAGCGGTTTCTCGGCTATCCGAGCGCGGCGTGGCTGGGCCCCGGCTTCTGGGCCGAGCACGTCCATCCCGACGACCGCGATCTCGCCGTCGCCCGGCGCATCGAGGCCACCGCCCGGCGCCAGGGCCTCGATTTCGAATACCGCTTCCTGGCCGGCGACGGGCGCACCGTCTGGCTGCACGACCTTTCCGCCGTCGCCGTCGAGGGCGGCTGGCCGCGCTGGCTGCGCGGCATCATGGTCGACGTCAGCAAGTACAAGCAGGCCGAGGAGGCGCTGCGCCGCTCCCAGAAGATGGAGGCCATCGGCCTTCTGACCGGGGGCATCGCCCACGACTTCAACAACCTGCTCAACGTCATCCTGAGCCACGCCGAACTGCTGGAGGAAATCGCCCCGGCCAATCCCGACGTCAGCCGCAGCATCGAGGCCATGACCAAAAGCGTCCGGCGCGGCGCCGACCTGACGCGCAAGCTCTTGAGCTTCTCGCGCACCCAGCCGCAGGCCACCAAGCGCGTCTCGGTCAACGCCTTCATCGAGAGCATGAAGGGCCTGATCGCCAAGTCGCTGACCCCGGCCATTCGCGTGAAAGCCGTGCTGGCCGGGGATGCCTGGCCGGTCGACATCGACCCCGGCGACCTCGAGGACGCCGTCCTCAACCTCGCGCTCAACGCCCGGGACGCCATGCCGCGCGGCGGCTCGCTGATCATCGAGACGTCCAACAAGGTGATCGACGAGGTCTATGTCGAGCGCAACCCCGGCAGCCGGGCCGGCGATTTCGTCATGCTGTCGGTCAGCGACACCGGCACCGGCATGACGCCGGAGGTGCGCGAGAAGGCCTTCGAGCCCTTCTTCACCACCAAGGGCGCCGACAAGGGCACTGGCCTGGGGCTCAGCATGGTGTACGGCTTCGTGCAGCGCTCGGGCGGCCACGCCAAGATCTATTCGGAAGAGGGCCAGGGCACCGCCGTCCACCTTTATCTGCCCCGCGCCCGGGAAACCGGTGCCGCCGTCGAGGCCGCCAGCGGCGGCTTCGAGACCCTGCCGCGCGGCAGCGAAACCATCCTGGTGGTCGACGACGAGCCCTCGCTGGTCGAGGCCGCCGTCCACCTGCTGGGCCGCCTCGGCTATCGCACCCTGACGGCGGACAGCGCCGTCCAGGCCCTGGCGGTGCTGAGCAAGGCCCCCGCCGTCGACCTTCTGTTCAGCGACGTCATCATGCCGGGCGGCATGGACGGCTATCGCCTGGCCATCGAGGCCCTGGCCCGCCGCCCCGGCCTCAAGGTGCTGCTGACCAGCGGCTTCACCCGCCAGCGCGAGGAGTTCGTCAACGGCGAAGGCAAGATCGCCCAGCATCTGACCCAGACGCTGCTGGGCAAACCCTACAACATCGCCGAACTGGCAACGGCGGTGAGAAAGGCGCTGGACGGGGCGTGA
- a CDS encoding DHCW motif cupin fold protein encodes MRFPAGRAAGKTGAAAAGALLSGPFTHPLSHGETALRIADIPFATTEWSAIEPTEHEGDTGMAYWRTRTFGDIRVRMVDYTPGYLANHWCSKGHILLCLEGELETELADGRWFTLTPGVSYQVADGAEPHRSRTRIGAKLFIVD; translated from the coding sequence ATGCGCTTTCCGGCCGGGCGCGCGGCGGGGAAGACTGGCGCCGCGGCGGCCGGCGCGCTACTGTCGGGCCCGTTCACCCACCCCTTAAGCCATGGAGAGACAGCCTTGCGCATCGCCGACATTCCGTTCGCCACCACCGAGTGGTCGGCGATCGAGCCCACCGAACACGAGGGCGACACCGGCATGGCCTACTGGCGGACCCGCACCTTCGGCGACATCCGCGTGCGCATGGTCGACTACACGCCGGGATATCTCGCCAACCACTGGTGCAGCAAGGGCCACATCCTGCTGTGCCTGGAGGGCGAACTGGAAACCGAGCTGGCCGACGGCCGTTGGTTCACCCTGACCCCCGGCGTCAGCTATCAGGTGGCCGACGGCGCCGAGCCGCATCGTTCGCGCACCCGCATCGGCGCCAAGCTGTTCATCGTCGACTGA
- a CDS encoding OsmC family protein — translation MKRKASAVWQGDLQTGKGTVTSDSGVLSKTPYSFTSRFKDGSGTNPEELIAAAHAGCFTMAFSVQLGAAGFTPETLETTATLTFEKIGDDWTVTAIHLDTRGKVPGADAEAFAMAATAAKNGCPISRLLKAPITMDARLES, via the coding sequence ATGAAGCGCAAGGCATCCGCCGTTTGGCAGGGCGATCTGCAAACCGGCAAGGGAACGGTCACCAGCGACAGCGGCGTGCTGTCGAAAACCCCCTACTCGTTCACCAGCCGTTTCAAGGACGGCTCCGGCACCAACCCCGAGGAACTGATCGCGGCGGCCCACGCCGGCTGCTTCACCATGGCCTTTTCCGTCCAGCTGGGGGCCGCCGGCTTCACGCCCGAGACGCTCGAGACCACGGCGACGCTGACCTTCGAGAAGATCGGAGACGACTGGACGGTGACCGCCATCCACCTCGACACCCGCGGCAAGGTCCCGGGCGCCGACGCCGAAGCCTTCGCGATGGCGGCGACGGCGGCCAAGAACGGCTGCCCGATCTCGCGGCTGCTGAAGGCGCCCATCACCATGGACGCCCGGCTTGAATCCTGA
- a CDS encoding ABC transporter permease, with protein sequence MKLFGKQIPIVYSLLLWAVIWELAGRYAGLAILPPLSDVFEAGLEMLPTDKFWNAMAVTADAYFKGLAMAVVVGIPMGFLMGVSKTIDRLIGVWVNIFVSAPLTAVVPIFMVILGIGQATVIASVFLFAIWAIVLDTRAGVKHVNPSLPEMAYFFGASRWLIFYRIYLLAALPEVLAGIRLGLIRAVKGVVIGQLLVAITGIGELFELYSRNFLFDEFWALLLMVFAFAFATAEAVGFAEKRIEYYARTR encoded by the coding sequence ATGAAACTCTTCGGAAAACAGATCCCCATCGTCTACTCGCTTTTGCTGTGGGCGGTGATCTGGGAGCTGGCCGGGCGCTACGCCGGGCTGGCCATCCTGCCGCCGCTCTCGGACGTGTTCGAGGCCGGCCTCGAGATGCTTCCCACCGACAAGTTCTGGAATGCCATGGCGGTGACCGCGGACGCCTATTTCAAGGGCCTGGCGATGGCCGTGGTCGTCGGCATCCCCATGGGTTTCCTGATGGGGGTCAGCAAGACCATCGACCGCCTGATCGGCGTCTGGGTCAACATCTTCGTCAGCGCGCCTTTGACCGCGGTGGTGCCGATCTTCATGGTGATCCTGGGCATCGGCCAGGCCACCGTCATCGCCAGCGTCTTTCTGTTCGCCATCTGGGCGATCGTCTTGGACACCCGCGCCGGGGTGAAGCACGTCAACCCGTCGCTGCCCGAGATGGCCTACTTTTTCGGGGCCAGCCGCTGGCTGATCTTCTATCGCATCTATCTGCTGGCGGCGCTGCCCGAGGTGCTGGCCGGCATTCGCTTAGGCCTGATCCGCGCGGTCAAGGGCGTCGTCATCGGCCAGCTGCTGGTCGCCATCACGGGGATCGGCGAGCTGTTCGAGCTTTATTCGCGCAACTTCCTGTTCGACGAATTCTGGGCCCTGCTGCTGATGGTGTTCGCCTTCGCCTTCGCCACCGCCGAGGCGGTCGGCTTTGCCGAAAAGCGCATCGAGTATTACGCCCGCACCCGTTAA
- a CDS encoding HNH endonuclease signature motif containing protein — MTTEAKRASNHTRNHARVNRTVAALMRRGLDSDLANQIKQVGFTLTDLKQCDDDALARLGLSTADIAAVRDGDRPPIPFDTLVQVLWENRAACCVCRAFDRAIILHHIAPWAKSHDHSAANLAVLCLEHHAQAHRTGTLEQNLGEAQLRAYKQKWEEEVRHLDPKAILDATRVDAHHWWWFNHVRVLEMARKLEIDLTKQSCFLSVAARGWVNADGQISERHLDAPYMYVGGDGILLYEYMREVVEAVFARTTIFNLSDDLDPGFLWRIVQPGDLILVQGRHTFKSLNRERSGPGQACAVRRQANRVRVSFTVDRWEAVANSSWSVWLSGVKHAASVVRIAHIEREDNCLHLRCTGMAVGSALQGLSTRHYYCTTWPEREVDDDDWGDWVNDVPEEDCC; from the coding sequence GTGACGACTGAAGCCAAGCGAGCCTCGAATCACACCCGCAACCATGCGAGGGTCAACCGAACAGTCGCCGCGCTAATGCGGCGCGGCCTCGATAGTGACCTTGCCAACCAGATCAAGCAGGTTGGTTTCACGTTGACGGACTTGAAGCAGTGTGATGACGATGCTTTGGCCAGACTGGGATTGAGCACGGCAGACATCGCGGCCGTTCGCGACGGCGATCGGCCGCCGATCCCATTCGATACGCTCGTGCAGGTATTGTGGGAAAACCGCGCGGCATGCTGCGTATGCCGCGCGTTTGATCGAGCCATCATCCTACATCATATCGCCCCTTGGGCGAAAAGCCACGATCACAGCGCGGCAAATCTGGCGGTGCTATGTTTGGAACATCACGCGCAGGCGCACCGCACGGGAACTCTGGAGCAAAATCTGGGTGAGGCGCAGCTTCGTGCATACAAGCAAAAATGGGAGGAAGAGGTTCGGCACCTCGACCCTAAGGCAATTCTCGACGCAACGAGAGTCGATGCGCATCACTGGTGGTGGTTTAACCATGTACGTGTGCTAGAGATGGCACGGAAGCTCGAAATTGATCTCACCAAGCAAAGCTGCTTTTTGAGTGTTGCCGCGCGCGGCTGGGTTAATGCCGACGGACAGATTTCCGAGCGGCACCTCGATGCGCCTTACATGTATGTCGGTGGAGACGGAATCCTCCTCTACGAATATATGCGTGAGGTTGTCGAAGCGGTTTTCGCGCGAACCACGATCTTTAACCTGAGCGATGATCTCGACCCAGGCTTCTTATGGCGTATCGTTCAGCCTGGTGATCTCATCCTTGTTCAGGGACGGCACACCTTCAAATCACTCAATCGGGAAAGAAGCGGGCCCGGCCAGGCGTGTGCGGTGCGCCGACAGGCCAACCGCGTTCGGGTCAGCTTCACAGTCGACCGTTGGGAAGCGGTCGCGAACTCTTCCTGGTCGGTCTGGCTTTCCGGTGTCAAACATGCCGCAAGCGTGGTGCGGATCGCCCATATCGAGCGCGAGGACAATTGTCTACACCTTCGGTGCACCGGAATGGCGGTCGGATCAGCGCTACAAGGCCTGTCAACGCGCCATTATTACTGCACAACATGGCCCGAGCGAGAGGTCGATGACGACGACTGGGGCGACTGGGTTAACGACGTTCCGGAAGAGGACTGTTGTTGA
- a CDS encoding ATP-binding protein: MAAALARVFAERNLDIAVDVAPDAAFRGQREDLEEILGNLMENACKWAAGRVRLAAGDAADGLVLSVEDDGPGLSEAQAALASTRGTRLDERMPGWGLGLSIVADLVDVNGGVMDFSRSALGGLAVTIRFPRGGLLSGDDRPTPETPGV; this comes from the coding sequence ATAGCCGCGGCGCTGGCGCGCGTTTTTGCCGAACGGAACCTGGATATTGCCGTCGACGTCGCCCCCGACGCGGCGTTCCGTGGCCAGCGCGAGGACCTCGAGGAAATCCTGGGCAACCTGATGGAAAATGCCTGCAAGTGGGCCGCCGGCCGGGTCAGGCTGGCCGCCGGCGACGCGGCCGACGGCCTCGTCCTGTCGGTGGAGGACGACGGACCGGGCCTGTCCGAGGCGCAGGCGGCGCTCGCCTCCACCCGGGGCACGCGACTCGACGAGAGGATGCCCGGCTGGGGCCTGGGGCTTTCCATCGTCGCCGACCTGGTCGACGTCAACGGCGGCGTCATGGACTTCTCGCGCTCCGCCCTCGGCGGCCTGGCCGTCACAATCCGGTTTCCGCGCGGCGGTCTCTTGAGCGGCGATGACAGGCCGACGCCGGAGACTCCCGGCGTTTAG
- a CDS encoding SDR family NAD(P)-dependent oxidoreductase, with protein MDLGIAGRKAIVGGASAGLGKACALSLAKEGVELTIVARTRENIEAAAEEIRKASGAKVTPLAADMMSDEGRAAVLALCPEPDILINNAGGPPTGNFRDWDEAAWISAVKGNMLGPIFMIKDTVDGMIARKFGRIVNITSSAVKAPIGILGLSNSARAGLTGFVAGAAREVAKHNVTINNVLPGDFDTDRHQSNTKAMAKVQNRTYEEMKTIRMAAVAAGRFGQPSELGDFCAYLCSRQAGFITAQNLLLDGGKYPGTF; from the coding sequence ATGGATTTGGGAATCGCCGGCCGCAAGGCCATCGTCGGCGGCGCCAGCGCGGGTCTGGGCAAGGCCTGCGCCTTGTCGCTGGCCAAGGAGGGGGTCGAGCTGACCATCGTGGCGCGCACCCGCGAGAACATCGAAGCCGCCGCCGAGGAGATCCGCAAGGCGAGCGGCGCCAAGGTGACGCCGCTGGCGGCCGACATGATGAGCGACGAGGGCCGCGCCGCCGTGCTCGCGCTGTGCCCCGAGCCCGACATCCTGATCAACAACGCCGGCGGCCCGCCCACCGGCAACTTCCGCGACTGGGACGAGGCGGCGTGGATTTCCGCCGTCAAGGGCAACATGCTGGGTCCGATCTTCATGATCAAGGATACCGTGGACGGCATGATCGCGCGCAAGTTCGGGCGCATCGTCAACATCACGTCCTCGGCCGTGAAGGCGCCGATCGGCATCCTCGGGCTTTCCAACAGCGCCCGCGCCGGGCTGACCGGCTTCGTCGCCGGCGCCGCGCGCGAGGTGGCCAAGCACAACGTCACCATCAACAACGTGCTGCCGGGCGACTTCGACACCGACCGCCATCAGTCCAACACCAAGGCGATGGCCAAGGTGCAGAACCGCACCTACGAGGAGATGAAGACCATCCGCATGGCCGCGGTGGCGGCCGGGCGTTTCGGCCAGCCCTCCGAGCTGGGCGACTTCTGCGCCTATCTGTGCAGCCGGCAGGCCGGCTTCATCACCGCCCAGAACCTGCTGCTCGACGGCGGCAAGTATCCGGGCACCTTCTAG
- the rpmB gene encoding 50S ribosomal protein L28: MTRRCELTGKGVQTGNNVSHAKNRTRRRFLPNLQETSVWSDSLQKAVRLRVSTYALRTIEKRGGIDGYLITARDKTLAPEFKRLKKQVQAAAEKRADA, translated from the coding sequence ATGACCAGGCGCTGCGAGCTGACCGGCAAGGGTGTGCAGACCGGCAACAACGTCAGCCATGCCAAGAACCGGACCCGGCGTCGTTTCCTGCCCAACCTGCAGGAGACCTCGGTGTGGAGCGACAGCCTTCAGAAGGCCGTGCGGCTGCGGGTTTCGACCTATGCGCTGCGCACCATCGAGAAGCGGGGCGGCATCGACGGCTATCTGATCACGGCGCGCGACAAGACCCTGGCCCCCGAGTTCAAGCGCCTGAAGAAGCAGGTCCAGGCCGCCGCCGAGAAGCGCGCCGACGCCTGA
- a CDS encoding ABC transporter permease, with product MALRTLGRQTWLWKLMSFALFFGAWEIAGRIPISLSFPTFGDTFVAFVRMTFNGDFAAAYLQTTQPLIIGIAISAVAGVGFGVVMGLWRTMEWFMVVVFIILYAAPVAAIIPLVTYMYGIGLTSKVVAVVIMALPLVVLNCYKGVRHTHPSLLEMIRSFQGSRWQEVRLIILPNASTLIFAGLRLGIGAGFVGVVLAELLITPTGIGDLITYHRSVADYPEMFADITSIIALSAVTLTVLLKMEFLVRPETRKR from the coding sequence ATGGCGCTTCGCACTCTCGGCCGACAGACATGGCTGTGGAAGCTCATGTCCTTCGCGCTCTTCTTCGGGGCGTGGGAGATCGCCGGCCGCATCCCGATCAGCCTGTCCTTTCCCACCTTCGGCGATACCTTCGTCGCCTTCGTCAGAATGACCTTCAACGGCGACTTTGCCGCGGCTTACCTGCAGACCACCCAGCCGCTGATCATCGGCATCGCCATCAGTGCGGTGGCCGGCGTCGGCTTTGGCGTCGTCATGGGCCTGTGGCGAACCATGGAATGGTTCATGGTGGTGGTCTTCATCATCCTTTATGCCGCCCCGGTCGCCGCCATCATCCCGCTGGTGACCTACATGTACGGCATTGGCCTGACTTCGAAGGTGGTGGCCGTCGTCATCATGGCGCTGCCGCTGGTCGTTCTCAACTGCTACAAGGGCGTGCGCCACACCCATCCTTCCCTCCTCGAGATGATCCGTTCGTTCCAGGGCAGCCGCTGGCAGGAAGTCCGTCTGATCATCCTGCCCAACGCCAGTACGCTGATTTTCGCGGGTCTGCGCCTCGGCATCGGCGCCGGTTTCGTCGGCGTCGTGCTGGCCGAGCTCCTGATCACGCCGACCGGCATCGGCGACCTGATCACCTATCACCGCTCGGTCGCGGACTATCCGGAAATGTTCGCCGACATCACCTCGATCATCGCGCTTTCCGCGGTCACGCTGACGGTTCTCCTCAAGATGGAGTTCCTGGTCCGCCCGGAAACCCGCAAGCGCTAA